A portion of the Acidisoma sp. PAMC 29798 genome contains these proteins:
- a CDS encoding AbrB/MazE/SpoVT family DNA-binding domain-containing protein: MSSTLTVTAKGQVTLRKDVLRHLGIQPGEKITVEKLPDGRVEVKAARPTGHISDIFGFFKNEEGISLSIDDMNQVIADGWAGKR; this comes from the coding sequence ATGAGCAGCACACTGACCGTCACGGCGAAGGGGCAAGTCACGCTTCGTAAGGATGTCCTGCGGCACTTGGGCATTCAGCCGGGCGAGAAGATCACCGTGGAAAAGCTTCCCGATGGGCGGGTCGAGGTGAAGGCCGCGCGCCCAACGGGGCATATCTCTGACATCTTTGGCTTCTTCAAGAACGAAGAAGGTATTTCATTGTCGATTGACGATATGAACCAGGTTATCGCGGACGGGTGGGCCGGCAAGCGGTGA
- a CDS encoding SDR family oxidoreductase, producing the protein MQDPNTKYPRPPFAPQPQSVPGLAREMNPKPDHGETSYKGSGRLAGLRALITGADSGIGRAVAIAFAREGADIVLNYLPSEEADAREVVALIEQAGRRAIALPGAINDEAFCNRLIEQTVEHLGGLDSLVLVAGHQQACESIADLTTAQLDETYKTNVYSMFWLCKAALPHMKPGATIINTSSIQAYQPSPTLLDYAGTKAAIAVFTKALAKQVVEKGIRVNAVAPGPFWTPLQPSGGQPEEKIPEFGSKSIFGRPGQPAELAGVYVLLASEESSYTTGEIYGVTGGNPLP; encoded by the coding sequence ATGCAGGACCCCAATACGAAATACCCCCGCCCGCCGTTCGCGCCGCAGCCGCAGTCGGTACCCGGCCTTGCGCGGGAGATGAACCCCAAGCCCGATCATGGCGAGACGAGCTACAAGGGCTCGGGCCGGCTCGCCGGCCTCCGGGCCCTGATCACCGGCGCCGATTCCGGCATCGGCCGTGCCGTCGCCATCGCCTTCGCCCGCGAGGGCGCCGATATCGTGCTCAACTATCTGCCCTCCGAGGAAGCAGACGCGCGGGAGGTTGTGGCGCTGATTGAGCAGGCAGGCCGGCGAGCCATCGCGCTGCCCGGCGCCATCAACGACGAAGCCTTCTGTAACCGGCTGATTGAACAGACGGTCGAGCACCTGGGCGGCTTGGATTCTTTGGTGCTCGTCGCCGGTCATCAGCAGGCCTGCGAAAGCATCGCCGATCTCACCACCGCGCAATTGGATGAGACCTACAAGACGAACGTCTACAGCATGTTTTGGCTTTGCAAGGCGGCGCTGCCGCATATGAAGCCGGGTGCGACGATCATCAACACCAGCTCGATCCAGGCCTATCAGCCGTCCCCCACCTTGCTCGATTACGCCGGAACCAAGGCCGCCATCGCGGTCTTCACCAAGGCGCTGGCGAAGCAGGTTGTGGAGAAGGGCATTCGCGTCAATGCAGTGGCCCCCGGTCCGTTCTGGACCCCGCTTCAGCCCAGCGGCGGTCAGCCGGAGGAGAAGATCCCGGAGTTCGGATCGAAGTCGATCTTCGGGCGGCCGGGCCAGCCGGCCGAACTGGCGGGCGTCTATGTGCTGCTCGCCTCGGAAGAGTCGAGCTACACCACGGGTGAGATCTACGGCGTGACCGGCGGCAATCCGTTGCCGTAG
- a CDS encoding APC family permease — protein MVAATDVIAPPSAQLKHGALSLPETIGQSIANIAPTLTPALNISVVAGLAGVGSWLSYLIATIGLVFVGACIATLAKRHPEAGSYFVYIGRNFGPMTGALAGWAMILAYITTAVAVVFGFPIFLGNFLAVFHITLSMPMLVVFAVVFLALVTYAAFRDIQMSSRVGLVLETISIGIIIIITAIVVGKHGTIVDHKQLDISHLKLGGVMSALTFAVFSFVGFESAATLAKETANPHRSVPVAVIGSAAIAGIFFVILSYFMILGMSDDAGAIGGSASPFADMTNKAGLPWAAGVVYFAAMISAFACALACINASSRMLYSMGRYQFLHRSMGLVHHVHRTPYRAVIASALITLVLLLLLLPQGLLNGFGLTGTIATYGFVVVYLGVCVTAPVDMYRAGRLQIQHVIYGVAGAALMAFVLFSSVVPYPAYPYNYLPPAFVIFMLIGFVWFAVLKSRSPEVLMRIANDMEG, from the coding sequence ATGGTTGCCGCTACTGATGTCATCGCCCCACCATCCGCGCAATTAAAGCACGGCGCCCTCAGCCTCCCGGAAACGATCGGGCAGTCCATCGCGAATATCGCCCCGACCCTGACGCCCGCGCTCAACATTTCGGTCGTTGCCGGTCTCGCCGGTGTGGGATCCTGGCTGTCCTACCTCATCGCCACCATCGGCCTTGTCTTCGTGGGCGCCTGCATCGCCACTTTGGCGAAGCGCCATCCCGAAGCGGGGTCCTACTTCGTCTATATCGGCCGTAACTTCGGCCCGATGACAGGCGCCCTCGCCGGCTGGGCCATGATCCTGGCCTATATCACCACGGCGGTCGCGGTGGTCTTCGGCTTTCCGATCTTCCTCGGCAACTTCCTGGCGGTCTTCCACATCACGCTGTCGATGCCGATGCTGGTGGTCTTCGCGGTGGTGTTCCTCGCCCTGGTGACCTATGCCGCCTTCCGCGATATCCAGATGTCCTCGCGGGTCGGCCTTGTTCTGGAAACGATTTCGATCGGCATCATCATCATCATCACCGCGATCGTGGTCGGCAAGCACGGCACCATTGTGGACCACAAGCAGCTCGACATTTCGCATCTGAAGCTGGGCGGCGTGATGTCGGCGCTGACCTTCGCCGTGTTCAGCTTCGTCGGCTTCGAGAGTGCCGCGACCTTGGCGAAGGAAACCGCCAACCCGCATCGCAGCGTGCCGGTTGCGGTCATCGGCAGCGCCGCCATCGCCGGCATCTTCTTCGTTATTCTCAGCTACTTCATGATCCTAGGCATGAGCGACGATGCGGGCGCCATCGGCGGCAGCGCTTCGCCCTTCGCAGACATGACCAACAAGGCGGGCCTGCCTTGGGCCGCTGGCGTGGTGTATTTCGCGGCCATGATCAGCGCCTTCGCCTGCGCCTTGGCCTGCATCAATGCGAGTTCGCGGATGCTGTATTCCATGGGCCGCTACCAGTTCCTGCATCGCTCCATGGGCCTCGTGCATCACGTCCATCGCACGCCGTATCGCGCGGTCATCGCCTCTGCGCTGATCACGCTGGTGCTGCTGCTGCTGTTGCTGCCGCAGGGTCTGCTGAACGGGTTCGGCCTGACCGGCACGATCGCGACCTATGGCTTCGTGGTCGTCTATCTCGGCGTCTGCGTCACGGCGCCGGTGGATATGTATCGGGCCGGACGGCTGCAGATTCAGCACGTCATCTACGGCGTGGCAGGCGCGGCATTGATGGCCTTCGTGCTGTTCAGCAGCGTGGTGCCTTACCCGGCCTATCCGTACAACTACCTGCCGCCGGCCTTCGTGATCTTCATGCTGATCGGCTTCGTCTGGTTCGCCGTGCTGAAGAGCCGGTCGCCGGAGGTGCTGATGCGCATCGCCAACGACATGGAAGGCTGA
- a CDS encoding lysine-2,3-aminomutase-like protein, with translation MSFLSSAKSVEGLVSSGLLAQPTPGLLAVASQFAVSVTPAMMALIDPDDTADPIAAQFVPSVRELETHPEERADPIGDHAFSPVEGIVHRYPDRVLLKLLLTCPVYCRFCFRREQVGQGDGVLTPAALEGALDYIRAHPEVWEVILTGGDPLMLSDRRLAEVIERLNAIPHVKVLRIHTRVPVVDPARITPALVSALGGRAPVYVLLHCNHARELTPEARGACARLVDAGIPMLSQSVLLRGINDTPESLGLLMRAFVETRVKPHYLHHGDLARGTSHFRVPIADGQALLRGLRGRLSGLCQPSYMLDLPGGHGKVPVGPVFAVEGEDGWLLEDFNGHRHAYRDLGSLARDELSDEVKTAPADRASGR, from the coding sequence ATGTCGTTTCTCTCTTCCGCGAAATCCGTGGAAGGCCTGGTCTCGTCCGGCTTGCTGGCCCAGCCGACGCCCGGCCTGCTGGCCGTCGCGTCGCAATTCGCGGTTTCCGTCACCCCGGCGATGATGGCCCTGATCGATCCCGACGATACGGCCGACCCCATCGCCGCGCAGTTTGTGCCGAGTGTGCGGGAGCTTGAAACCCATCCCGAGGAGCGCGCGGACCCGATCGGCGACCATGCCTTTAGCCCGGTCGAAGGCATCGTGCATCGCTACCCCGACCGGGTGCTGCTGAAACTGCTGCTCACCTGCCCGGTCTATTGCCGGTTCTGCTTCCGCCGCGAGCAGGTCGGCCAAGGCGATGGCGTGCTGACGCCGGCGGCGCTGGAGGGCGCCTTGGACTATATTCGCGCGCATCCGGAGGTCTGGGAGGTGATCCTGACCGGCGGCGACCCGCTGATGCTGTCGGATCGGCGGTTGGCGGAGGTCATCGAGAGGCTGAACGCCATTCCGCACGTCAAGGTCTTGCGCATCCATACGCGGGTGCCGGTGGTCGATCCCGCCCGCATCACGCCGGCCTTGGTCTCGGCGCTGGGCGGGCGGGCACCGGTCTATGTGCTGCTCCATTGCAACCATGCGCGGGAACTGACGCCGGAAGCGCGCGGCGCCTGTGCGCGCCTCGTCGATGCTGGGATTCCGATGCTGTCGCAATCGGTTCTTCTGCGCGGCATCAATGACACGCCGGAAAGCCTCGGCCTCCTGATGCGCGCCTTCGTGGAGACGCGGGTGAAGCCGCATTACCTGCATCACGGTGACCTGGCGCGCGGCACCAGCCATTTCCGGGTGCCGATCGCCGATGGCCAGGCCTTGCTGAGGGGCCTGCGCGGGCGCCTGTCTGGCCTTTGCCAGCCGAGCTACATGCTCGACCTGCCGGGCGGACACGGCAAGGTGCCGGTCGGCCCGGTCTTCGCCGTGGAGGGGGAGGATGGCTGGCTGTTGGAAGATTTCAACGGCCACCGGCACGCCTACCGCGATCTCGGTTCCCTCGCGCGGGACGAGCTCTCCGACGAAGTCAAAACCGCTCCGGCCGATAGGGCGTCGGGTCGGTGA
- a CDS encoding LacI family DNA-binding transcriptional regulator, which produces MSGTTGRRHGLEAVAVRAGVGLATVDRVLNERGSVSPQTARKVIEAARALGLRRVLPTPYTRQVRIEVLLARSDTPFLDRLTLAMEQVAATLDRSIVILRSTVDMTDPASVAPRIAACRADGIIVYCEEHPANVAAIAASTAAGRPVICIVTDVPDAPRLAYVGIDHAKAGRTAGFFIARLAARPGPALILATSTGFRAHKQRIDGFRDALALHQPGIHVADILPTGDDAERAYHQLTQALRRMPQVVAVYNTGGANPAVASAIRDSADPAAILFVGHELTETSAGLLRDGIMTVTIDQAPELQVRRAIDLMLSHLGVTPSRIVGSEIAFTLHTRENS; this is translated from the coding sequence GTGAGCGGCACAACCGGCAGGCGCCATGGGCTTGAAGCGGTGGCGGTCCGCGCCGGCGTCGGCCTTGCCACCGTCGATCGGGTGCTCAACGAGCGTGGCAGCGTCTCCCCCCAAACCGCCCGGAAGGTGATTGAGGCCGCTCGTGCGCTCGGCCTGCGGCGCGTCCTGCCCACGCCCTATACACGCCAGGTGCGGATCGAGGTTCTGCTCGCACGCTCCGACACGCCTTTCCTGGATCGCCTGACCCTGGCCATGGAACAGGTCGCGGCGACGCTCGATCGCTCCATCGTCATCCTGCGCAGCACCGTGGACATGACGGATCCGGCCAGCGTCGCGCCCCGCATCGCCGCCTGTCGGGCCGATGGCATCATCGTCTATTGCGAGGAACATCCCGCCAATGTGGCGGCCATCGCAGCCTCGACCGCCGCGGGGCGGCCGGTGATCTGCATCGTCACGGATGTGCCAGACGCGCCGCGCCTCGCCTATGTCGGCATCGACCACGCTAAGGCCGGCAGGACCGCGGGCTTCTTCATCGCCCGCCTGGCCGCCCGCCCGGGCCCCGCCCTGATCCTGGCGACCAGCACGGGCTTTCGCGCCCATAAGCAGCGCATCGATGGGTTCAGGGACGCACTCGCCCTACACCAGCCGGGCATCCACGTCGCGGACATCTTGCCGACGGGCGATGACGCGGAGCGTGCCTATCATCAGCTCACCCAGGCGCTGCGCCGCATGCCGCAGGTGGTGGCCGTCTACAATACCGGCGGCGCCAACCCGGCCGTGGCCAGTGCCATCCGCGACAGTGCCGATCCCGCCGCCATCCTCTTCGTCGGCCATGAATTGACCGAAACCAGTGCTGGTCTGTTGCGGGATGGCATCATGACCGTGACGATCGATCAGGCGCCGGAACTCCAGGTGCGACGGGCGATCGACCTGATGTTGAGCCATCTGGGCGTGACGCCCTCCCGCATCGTGGGAAGCGAAATCGCCTTCACCCTCCATACCCGCGAGAACAGTTGA
- a CDS encoding FMN-binding negative transcriptional regulator, translated as MYVPPHFREDRLDVLHEAMAAAPFASLVTIGTDGLDATPLPLLLDPDAGPYGTLIGHVARGNPQWRTASAEHEALAIFGGPDSYITPSWYETKRLTGKVVPTWNYVAIHARGRLTFFEEAAPLLEVVRRLTERHESPRAAPWAVSDAPADFIAGQLRGIVGLRLEITALTGKWKMSQNRAPADRAGVVAGLRADDDPLAAAVADAVERG; from the coding sequence ATGTATGTGCCGCCGCATTTCCGCGAAGACCGGCTCGACGTTCTGCATGAAGCGATGGCAGCGGCGCCCTTCGCCAGCCTCGTGACCATCGGCACGGATGGGCTGGACGCCACACCGCTCCCTTTGTTGCTGGACCCTGACGCGGGGCCTTACGGTACGCTCATCGGTCATGTCGCCCGCGGCAATCCGCAATGGCGCACCGCTTCGGCCGAGCATGAGGCGCTGGCCATCTTCGGCGGCCCGGACAGCTACATCACGCCCTCCTGGTATGAGACCAAGCGCCTCACCGGCAAGGTCGTGCCGACCTGGAACTATGTCGCCATCCATGCGCGCGGCCGGCTGACCTTCTTCGAGGAGGCGGCGCCGCTGCTGGAGGTGGTGCGGCGGCTGACCGAGCGGCATGAGAGTCCGCGCGCCGCGCCTTGGGCGGTGTCGGACGCGCCGGCCGATTTCATCGCCGGCCAGTTGCGCGGCATCGTCGGGTTGCGGCTGGAGATCACGGCCCTGACGGGCAAGTGGAAGATGAGCCAGAACCGCGCGCCGGCGGATCGCGCCGGTGTCGTCGCGGGCCTGCGCGCCGACGACGACCCCTTGGCCGCCGCTGTGGCGGATGCGGTGGAGCGGGGGTAA
- a CDS encoding fatty acid desaturase family protein — protein MATATYTETTAALVRDYSLLGVNARRAEELGLASAEWYSHPIPRKQLKALMKRKDGPAIRDTAIWIGALLVTGGLGVYFWGSWAAVPFFIVYGALYGSASDSRWHECGHGTAFKTRWMNDAVYQLACFMIMREPTVWRWSHTRHHTDTVIVGRDPEINVKRPPDFLAILLNIFALKNTLGMLRVLLVHAGGRLTAEEETYIPEMERQKVFGMARIYVAILAIVVVLSVGLHSWIPAMLVGLPTLYGSWLQLLYGITQHAGLSENVLDHRLNSRTIYMNPISRFMYWNMNYHVEHHMFPMVPYHALPALHEAMKAECPTPYPSLWAAYKEIIPAILRQARDPDYYVVRELPGSATVPAVDTIAVAA, from the coding sequence ATGGCAACCGCCACCTATACGGAGACGACGGCGGCACTGGTGCGCGATTACAGCCTGCTGGGCGTCAATGCCCGCCGCGCGGAGGAACTCGGTCTCGCCTCGGCGGAATGGTATTCCCATCCCATTCCGCGCAAGCAACTCAAGGCGTTGATGAAGCGCAAAGACGGTCCGGCGATCCGCGATACCGCAATCTGGATCGGTGCGCTTCTGGTCACCGGCGGATTGGGCGTCTACTTTTGGGGCAGCTGGGCGGCCGTGCCCTTCTTCATCGTCTATGGCGCCTTGTATGGCTCGGCGTCGGACTCACGCTGGCATGAATGCGGCCATGGCACGGCCTTCAAGACGCGCTGGATGAATGACGCCGTCTATCAACTTGCCTGCTTCATGATCATGCGCGAACCGACGGTCTGGCGCTGGAGCCATACGCGCCACCATACCGATACGGTCATCGTTGGGCGCGACCCGGAGATCAACGTCAAGCGGCCGCCCGATTTCCTCGCCATCCTGCTCAACATCTTCGCGTTGAAGAATACGCTGGGGATGCTGCGCGTGCTGTTGGTGCATGCTGGCGGCCGGCTGACCGCCGAGGAGGAAACCTACATACCGGAGATGGAGCGCCAGAAGGTCTTTGGCATGGCACGCATCTATGTCGCCATCCTGGCCATCGTGGTCGTGCTGTCGGTCGGCCTGCACAGCTGGATTCCGGCGATGCTGGTTGGCCTGCCGACGTTGTACGGCTCATGGCTGCAGCTTCTGTATGGCATCACGCAGCATGCGGGCCTTTCGGAGAATGTCCTCGATCATCGGCTGAATAGCCGCACCATCTACATGAATCCGATCTCGCGCTTCATGTATTGGAACATGAACTATCACGTGGAGCACCACATGTTTCCCATGGTGCCCTATCACGCCCTGCCCGCATTGCATGAGGCGATGAAGGCGGAATGCCCGACGCCCTATCCCAGCCTATGGGCCGCGTATAAGGAGATCATCCCGGCGATCCTGCGGCAGGCGCGCGACCCCGACTATTACGTCGTCCGCGAACTGCCCGGCTCGGCCACGGTGCCGGCCGTGGATACCATCGCCGTCGCGGCGTAA
- a CDS encoding DUF779 domain-containing protein: MDPVSRVIATEAAIDLAAVLAAENGPILFHQSGGCCDGSSPMCYPRSDFMVGDQDVCLGDVGGSPFYISRPQFEYWKHTQIILDVVPGKGGMFSLENGRGVRFLTRSRVYTDAEVGRLEAV; encoded by the coding sequence ATGGATCCTGTAAGCCGGGTGATCGCGACCGAGGCCGCAATTGATCTCGCGGCAGTGCTGGCGGCGGAGAACGGTCCCATCCTGTTCCACCAGTCCGGCGGCTGCTGCGATGGCTCCTCCCCGATGTGCTACCCGCGCAGCGATTTCATGGTCGGTGACCAGGACGTGTGTCTGGGGGATGTCGGCGGCTCGCCCTTCTATATCAGCCGACCCCAGTTCGAATATTGGAAGCACACCCAGATCATCCTGGACGTGGTGCCCGGCAAGGGCGGCATGTTCTCGTTGGAGAATGGGCGCGGCGTGCGGTTCCTGACCCGCTCGCGCGTTTATACGGACGCGGAAGTCGGTCGCCTCGAAGCCGTCTGA
- a CDS encoding NAD(P)/FAD-dependent oxidoreductase, with protein MSTQDAGMVIVGAGEAGARAAMALREHGYTGTVTLIGEERHLPYERPPLSKAAMTSVAEPTAAFILDEERLTANRIGHISGVRATSIDRIGHTVQLDNDRRVPYAKLLIATGARPRKIAIPGAGSENVLYLRNFSDALAMRARLQPGIRLVVIGGGFIGLEIAASAIARGCSVIVVEMAPRILGRAVPAEIAAVVADHHARAGVTLIVGVGLTAIERDGTDEIVVLADGRRLVCDAIIAGVGAIPECGLAEIAGLTVENGVRVNAQLVTDDPDILAAGDCCSFPHPIFDGRRLRLEAWRNAQDQGNHAARSMLGAMEAYDRVPWFWSDQHDQTLQIAGLPDEGDTAVVRDLGGAPMYFHLKAGRLVGASAVGPIGKVARDIRLAEMLIQKRARPDPVLLADPTVKLKSLLPTEPVAA; from the coding sequence ATGAGCACGCAAGACGCCGGCATGGTCATTGTCGGTGCCGGTGAGGCCGGCGCACGCGCCGCCATGGCCCTGCGTGAACATGGCTATACGGGAACGGTGACGCTGATCGGCGAGGAACGTCACCTGCCCTATGAGCGACCGCCTTTATCCAAGGCCGCGATGACGTCGGTGGCGGAGCCCACCGCCGCCTTCATCCTCGACGAGGAGCGACTGACGGCGAACAGGATCGGTCATATCTCCGGCGTGCGCGCGACCAGCATCGATCGTATCGGGCATACGGTCCAGCTGGATAATGACCGTCGCGTGCCTTATGCGAAGCTGCTGATTGCGACCGGTGCGCGACCGCGCAAGATCGCTATTCCCGGCGCCGGGTCGGAGAATGTTCTGTATCTCCGCAACTTCTCCGATGCGCTCGCCATGCGCGCGCGGCTGCAGCCGGGCATCCGGCTGGTGGTGATCGGCGGCGGCTTCATCGGGCTGGAGATCGCGGCAAGTGCCATCGCGCGCGGTTGCTCGGTCATCGTGGTGGAAATGGCGCCACGCATTCTGGGGCGCGCCGTGCCAGCCGAAATTGCGGCCGTGGTCGCGGACCACCATGCGCGTGCGGGCGTGACATTGATTGTGGGCGTCGGCCTGACCGCCATCGAACGTGACGGCACGGACGAGATTGTGGTGCTGGCGGATGGGCGGCGGCTGGTCTGCGACGCCATCATCGCGGGTGTCGGCGCCATTCCTGAATGCGGCCTCGCCGAAATCGCCGGCCTCACGGTCGAGAACGGCGTGCGGGTGAATGCGCAACTGGTGACGGACGATCCGGACATCCTGGCGGCGGGGGATTGCTGTTCCTTTCCGCATCCCATCTTCGACGGAAGACGGTTGCGGCTGGAGGCTTGGCGGAACGCGCAGGACCAGGGCAACCACGCCGCGCGGTCCATGCTTGGCGCGATGGAGGCGTATGACCGCGTGCCGTGGTTTTGGTCCGATCAGCATGACCAGACCTTGCAGATTGCGGGCCTGCCGGATGAGGGCGACACCGCCGTGGTGCGCGACCTCGGCGGCGCGCCGATGTATTTTCACCTCAAGGCGGGGCGCCTCGTGGGGGCAAGCGCCGTTGGGCCAATTGGCAAGGTGGCGCGCGACATTCGCCTGGCCGAGATGCTGATCCAGAAGCGGGCACGGCCGGATCCGGTGTTATTGGCGGATCCGACCGTGAAATTGAAGTCGTTGTTACCGACAGAGCCGGTCGCGGCCTGA
- a CDS encoding MocE family 2Fe-2S type ferredoxin: MTNWIDACAPDDIDEEDVIRFDHGTVSLALYRLEDDRFFATDGFCTHEQVHLSNGLVMGKIIECPKHNGRFDVTTGEAKGAPVCVNLKTYPVKVESGRVFVDLG, from the coding sequence GTGACGAACTGGATCGATGCCTGCGCACCGGATGATATCGACGAAGAGGATGTGATTCGCTTCGACCATGGCACCGTCAGCCTCGCGCTCTATCGGCTGGAGGATGACCGCTTTTTCGCGACGGACGGTTTCTGCACCCATGAGCAAGTGCATCTGTCGAACGGCCTGGTGATGGGCAAGATCATCGAATGTCCCAAGCATAATGGCCGCTTCGATGTCACGACCGGCGAGGCCAAGGGTGCGCCAGTCTGCGTCAATCTCAAGACCTATCCGGTGAAGGTCGAAAGCGGACGCGTTTTCGTCGATCTCGGCTGA
- a CDS encoding type II toxin-antitoxin system VapC family toxin, translating to MKIAADTNVLVRAMVIDDVRQSRIAEQALAGADMVALSMSALCEVVWVLSAGHKRRPTDIVEALRRLIDNPSVVLNRPAAAAGLTVLEMGGDFADGVIAYDGTWLGADVFLSFDRKAVKLLEDQGISSRLLA from the coding sequence GTGAAGATCGCCGCCGATACGAATGTCCTCGTGAGAGCCATGGTGATCGATGATGTCAGGCAGAGCCGCATCGCCGAACAGGCCTTGGCGGGTGCGGACATGGTCGCGCTTTCGATGTCGGCGCTGTGTGAGGTCGTTTGGGTCCTGTCGGCAGGGCACAAACGCAGGCCAACGGATATTGTAGAGGCGCTCCGTCGTTTGATCGATAACCCGAGCGTCGTTCTCAATCGCCCCGCTGCCGCCGCAGGACTTACTGTGCTGGAGATGGGCGGCGATTTCGCGGATGGCGTCATCGCCTATGACGGCACTTGGCTGGGTGCCGACGTCTTCCTGTCCTTCGACCGCAAGGCTGTGAAACTGCTTGAAGATCAGGGGATCTCGTCGCGACTGCTCGCGTAG